The following proteins are co-located in the Motilibacter rhizosphaerae genome:
- a CDS encoding APC family permease, with product MSATPPAGLARRLGVGDAVLVGLGAMVGAGVFSAYAPAARAAGSALLVALALAAVVAWCNATSTAALAAEHPQAGGVAAAVVMTAVNYLDIRRTAVLNRVLVAVTLLCLGLVVVGALAAPGPRHALPVAHDLRAAGLHGVLQAAGLLFFAFAGYARVATLGEEVRDPRRAIPRAVPVALGLVIAVYAVVGVSVLLVLGPAATGASPVPLRDAVAAGDLPGLAGLVRVGAVTASAGVLLTAMAGVGRTALAMARDAELPTALAAVHPRFQLPHRAELVLGAVVVVAVSLADVRSAIGFSSLAVLGYDAVANAAAGIVVLAAGLAGRAVARRRG from the coding sequence GTGAGCGCGACGCCTCCCGCTGGGCTCGCCCGCCGGCTGGGGGTCGGCGACGCCGTCCTCGTCGGCCTCGGCGCGATGGTCGGCGCCGGCGTCTTCTCCGCGTACGCGCCGGCTGCCCGCGCTGCCGGCTCGGCGCTGCTCGTGGCGCTCGCGCTGGCGGCGGTCGTCGCGTGGTGCAACGCGACCTCGACCGCCGCCCTGGCGGCCGAGCACCCGCAGGCGGGCGGCGTCGCCGCCGCCGTCGTGATGACGGCCGTCAACTACCTCGACATCCGGCGGACGGCCGTGCTCAACCGCGTCCTCGTCGCGGTGACCCTGCTCTGCCTCGGGCTCGTGGTCGTCGGCGCGCTGGCCGCCCCCGGTCCGCGGCACGCGCTCCCGGTCGCGCACGACCTGCGGGCCGCCGGTCTCCACGGGGTGCTGCAGGCCGCCGGGCTGCTGTTCTTCGCCTTCGCGGGCTACGCCCGCGTCGCCACGCTCGGCGAGGAGGTGCGCGACCCGCGGCGCGCGATCCCGCGGGCGGTGCCGGTCGCGCTCGGCCTCGTCATCGCGGTGTACGCCGTGGTCGGCGTCAGCGTGCTGCTCGTCCTGGGCCCGGCCGCGACGGGGGCGTCGCCCGTCCCCTTGCGCGACGCGGTCGCGGCGGGGGACCTCCCCGGTCTCGCGGGCCTGGTCCGCGTCGGTGCCGTCACCGCGAGCGCCGGTGTGCTGCTGACGGCGATGGCGGGCGTGGGGCGTACGGCGCTGGCGATGGCCCGCGACGCCGAGCTGCCGACGGCACTGGCCGCCGTCCACCCGCGCTTCCAGCTGCCGCACCGCGCCGAGCTCGTCCTCGGCGCGGTGGTCGTGGTGGCGGTGAGCCTCGCGGACGTCCGCAGCGCCATCGGCTTCTCGAGCCTCGCGGTGCTCGGCTACGACGCGGTCGCCAACGCCGCCGCAGGGATCGTCGTACTGGCAGCCGGTCTGGCCGGCCGGGCCGTCGCCCGACGGCGCGGCTGA
- a CDS encoding YibE/F family protein produces the protein MGGAHAHSGGRRRAAPPPARAVLLLVAVLVPLAGLTVAGLVHLWPRADPATYLPAAGKYAADGVTTVSGTVTDVEPYVCTVGVEGDDAATRTVVCAHLVVRLTSGPEKGRTAPVDATNQTVDAGVSAGTRIQLLRLPADQVTTHATYTFGDFTRGTPLVVLAAVFAVLVVAVARLRGLLALAGLVLAFGLVVEFVLPAVLIGRDPLLVGVVASAAIVFVVLYLAHGISVRTSTALVGTLFGLGAAAGLARVAVHAAHLTGVSSDDDLTVGALAGNVHLPGLLLCGIVIGTLGVLNDVTVTQASAVWELHEIAPGTSAARLFAGGMRIGRDHIASTVYTIAFAYAGASLPVLLLIELYQRPLAQTLTSSALAQEIVSTLVGAVSLVLAVPLTTAVGVLLVKASGRRPAAGTAGD, from the coding sequence GTGGGTGGTGCGCACGCGCACTCGGGGGGTCGTCGGCGGGCGGCGCCCCCGCCCGCCCGCGCCGTCCTCCTGCTCGTCGCGGTGCTCGTCCCGCTGGCGGGCCTCACCGTGGCGGGGCTCGTCCACCTGTGGCCGCGGGCGGACCCCGCGACGTACCTCCCTGCGGCAGGCAAGTACGCCGCTGACGGGGTCACGACGGTCAGCGGCACGGTCACCGACGTCGAGCCGTACGTCTGCACCGTCGGGGTGGAGGGGGACGACGCCGCCACCCGCACGGTCGTGTGCGCCCACCTCGTCGTGCGGCTGACCTCCGGTCCCGAGAAGGGGAGGACGGCCCCGGTCGACGCGACCAACCAGACGGTCGACGCGGGGGTGTCCGCGGGGACCCGGATCCAGCTGCTCCGCCTGCCGGCGGACCAGGTCACGACGCACGCGACCTACACGTTCGGCGACTTCACCCGCGGGACTCCCCTCGTCGTGCTCGCCGCGGTCTTCGCCGTCCTCGTCGTGGCGGTGGCGCGGCTGCGCGGGCTGCTCGCCCTGGCCGGGCTCGTGCTCGCGTTCGGGCTGGTCGTCGAGTTCGTGCTGCCGGCCGTCCTCATCGGGCGCGACCCGCTGCTCGTCGGCGTGGTGGCCTCCGCCGCCATCGTGTTCGTGGTGCTCTACCTCGCCCACGGGATCAGCGTGCGCACGAGCACGGCGCTGGTCGGCACGCTGTTCGGGCTGGGCGCCGCCGCCGGGCTCGCCCGGGTCGCCGTGCATGCGGCGCACCTGACCGGCGTCAGCTCCGACGACGACCTCACCGTGGGCGCGCTTGCCGGGAACGTCCACCTCCCAGGCCTGCTGCTCTGCGGCATCGTCATCGGGACGCTGGGCGTGCTCAACGACGTCACGGTGACGCAGGCCTCGGCCGTCTGGGAGCTGCACGAGATCGCGCCGGGGACGTCGGCGGCGCGGCTGTTCGCCGGCGGGATGCGCATCGGGCGCGACCACATCGCCTCGACGGTCTACACGATCGCCTTCGCGTACGCCGGGGCGAGCCTCCCGGTCCTCCTCCTCATCGAGCTCTACCAGCGCCCGCTGGCGCAGACGCTCACCAGCAGCGCGCTCGCGCAGGAGATCGTGAGCACGCTCGTGGGCGCGGTCAGCCTCGTGCTCGCGGTCCCGCTGACGACAGCGGTCGGCGTCCTGCTGGTGAAGGCGAGCGGGCGGCGCCCGGCTGCGGGCACCGCGGGCGACTGA
- a CDS encoding Fur family transcriptional regulator codes for MVSRDLPPTRPRSTRQRAAVEAALAGTPEFRSAQDLHAELRASGEPVGLATVYRALQALAASGEVDVLLRPDGEALYRQCSPKHHHHLVCRECQRTVEVAGPAVERWADRVAAEHGFTDVAHTLEIFGTCAECSSR; via the coding sequence ATGGTGAGCCGAGACCTTCCCCCTACACGACCGCGCTCGACCCGTCAGCGCGCGGCGGTGGAGGCCGCGCTCGCCGGCACCCCGGAGTTCCGCAGCGCGCAGGACCTCCACGCCGAGCTCCGTGCGAGCGGCGAGCCCGTCGGGCTGGCCACGGTCTACCGCGCGCTCCAGGCCCTCGCCGCGAGCGGAGAGGTCGACGTCCTGCTGCGCCCGGACGGCGAGGCGCTCTACCGGCAGTGCAGCCCGAAGCACCACCACCACCTGGTGTGCCGGGAGTGCCAGCGCACCGTCGAGGTCGCCGGGCCGGCGGTCGAGCGGTGGGCCGACCGGGTCGCGGCCGAGCACGGCTTCACCGACGTGGCGCACACGCTGGAGATCTTCGGGACCTGCGCGGAGTGCTCCTCCCGCTGA
- a CDS encoding metal ABC transporter solute-binding protein, Zn/Mn family, protein MRVVASTNVWGDVVRQVAGDRASVVSLISDPDQDPHSYEADAKVQLALAKAQVVVENGGGYDDFVRQMLASAGGSRRVIDAVEVSGKTAPPGGELNEHVWYDLPTVEEVATAVATALSATDPAGATAYQQGATRFIGRLHDLEQRDREIGQAHAGEGVGITEPVPGYLLAATGLVDRTPHAFSEAVEEGTDVSPAVLHETLELYSRKRVAVLVYNAQTTGTTTERVLAAARSAGVPVVPVTETLPAGQDFLTWMGETVSRLGHALDGT, encoded by the coding sequence GTGCGCGTCGTGGCGTCGACCAACGTGTGGGGCGACGTCGTGCGGCAGGTGGCCGGAGACCGAGCCAGCGTGGTCTCGCTCATCAGCGACCCGGACCAGGACCCGCACTCCTACGAGGCCGACGCGAAGGTCCAGCTTGCCCTCGCCAAGGCGCAGGTCGTGGTCGAGAACGGCGGCGGCTACGACGACTTCGTGCGGCAAATGCTCGCCTCGGCGGGCGGGTCCAGGCGTGTCATCGACGCGGTCGAGGTCTCGGGGAAGACAGCGCCGCCGGGCGGGGAGCTCAACGAGCACGTCTGGTACGACCTCCCCACGGTCGAGGAGGTCGCGACCGCCGTCGCCACCGCGCTGAGCGCCACCGACCCGGCAGGCGCCACGGCGTACCAGCAGGGCGCGACGCGGTTCATCGGCCGCCTCCACGACCTCGAGCAGCGCGACCGGGAGATCGGGCAGGCCCACGCCGGCGAGGGCGTCGGCATCACCGAGCCGGTCCCTGGCTACCTGCTCGCCGCCACCGGGCTGGTCGACCGGACCCCGCACGCGTTCAGCGAGGCGGTCGAGGAGGGCACCGACGTCTCTCCCGCGGTGCTGCACGAGACCCTCGAGCTCTACTCCCGCAAGCGGGTCGCCGTGCTCGTGTACAACGCGCAGACCACGGGGACCACGACGGAGCGGGTCCTGGCGGCCGCGAGGTCCGCGGGCGTCCCGGTCGTCCCCGTGACCGAGACACTGCCGGCAGGGCAGGACTTCCTGACCTGGATGGGCGAGACCGTGTCCCGACTCGGACACGCCCTGGACGGGACGTGA
- a CDS encoding metal ABC transporter ATP-binding protein, with the protein MSAVLELRDAALSYGRHHLWRGLDLALGAGELVAVLGPNGSGKTSLLRVVLGLEPLTGGSALVAGRPVRRGAPDVGYVPQQRAFDATSPLRARDLVGLGIDGHRWGTGLPSRRRRARVDELLASVGASAYADVPVGLLSGGEQQRLRIAQALADDPRLLLCDEPLLSLDIPAQRAMGALIDSRRREAGTGVLFVTHEINPVLDMVDRVLYLIDGAFRLGTPDEVMTSRTLSELYRSPVEVVRSGGRLVVLGAHERSVAYDDHHHLAPPALRRTS; encoded by the coding sequence GTGAGCGCAGTCCTGGAGCTGCGGGACGCCGCGCTCTCCTACGGCCGGCACCACCTGTGGCGCGGCCTCGACCTGGCCCTCGGCGCCGGCGAGCTCGTCGCGGTGCTCGGCCCCAACGGCTCCGGGAAGACCAGCCTGCTCAGGGTCGTCCTCGGCCTCGAGCCGCTCACCGGCGGGAGCGCCCTGGTCGCCGGGCGGCCCGTACGCCGTGGCGCGCCGGACGTCGGGTACGTGCCGCAGCAGCGGGCGTTCGACGCGACCTCGCCGCTGCGCGCCCGCGATCTCGTGGGGCTCGGGATCGACGGCCACCGCTGGGGCACCGGGCTCCCGAGCCGCCGGCGCCGGGCCCGCGTCGACGAGCTCCTCGCGTCGGTCGGCGCCTCGGCGTACGCCGACGTCCCCGTCGGCCTGCTCTCCGGCGGGGAGCAGCAGCGCCTGCGGATCGCGCAGGCGCTCGCCGACGACCCGCGCCTGCTGCTCTGCGACGAGCCGCTGCTCTCCCTGGACATCCCTGCGCAGCGCGCGATGGGCGCCCTCATCGACTCCCGGCGCCGCGAGGCGGGCACCGGGGTGCTGTTCGTCACCCACGAGATCAACCCCGTGCTCGACATGGTCGACCGGGTGCTCTACCTCATCGACGGCGCCTTCCGGCTCGGGACGCCCGACGAGGTCATGACGAGCCGCACCCTCAGCGAGCTCTACCGCTCTCCAGTCGAGGTCGTCCGCTCCGGTGGACGGCTCGTGGTGCTCGGGGCGCACGAGCGCTCCGTCGCGTACGACGACCACCACCACCTCGCACCGCCCGCCCTGCGGAGGACCTCGTGA
- a CDS encoding metal ABC transporter permease, translated as MTHVQLSDVVDFRDYFELLPLVRNSLLAGAVLGLLGGLVGTFVIARDLPFAVHGIAELSFAGASGALLLGVSVTTGSIIGSLAAALVLGMLGVRARDRNSAIGVLMPFGLGLGVLFLSLYKGRAANKFGLLTGQIVAVDSTQLGALLVTAAVVLVALLVVWRPLLFASVDPDVAAARGVPVRALGPVFMLLLGLSVALAVQVVGALLVLSLLVTPAAAAMRVTASPLRVPLLSVAFAVISVVGGILVALGTSVPISPYVTTISFALYLACRALGAVRLRRGWGGRRTDPSALPAH; from the coding sequence GTGACGCACGTGCAGCTCTCGGACGTGGTCGACTTCCGCGACTACTTCGAGCTCCTCCCCCTCGTACGGAACTCCCTCCTGGCGGGCGCCGTCCTCGGCCTGCTCGGCGGGCTCGTCGGCACCTTCGTCATTGCGCGCGACCTCCCCTTCGCCGTCCACGGGATCGCCGAGCTCTCCTTCGCCGGCGCCTCAGGGGCCCTGCTGCTCGGCGTCAGCGTCACGACGGGCTCGATCATCGGCTCGCTCGCCGCCGCGCTCGTCCTCGGGATGCTCGGCGTCCGGGCGCGGGACCGGAACTCCGCGATCGGCGTGCTCATGCCGTTCGGCCTGGGGCTCGGAGTGCTGTTCCTCTCGCTCTACAAGGGCAGGGCCGCCAACAAGTTCGGCCTGCTGACCGGGCAGATCGTCGCGGTCGACAGCACGCAGCTCGGCGCGCTGCTCGTGACGGCCGCCGTCGTGCTCGTCGCGCTCCTCGTCGTGTGGCGACCCCTGCTGTTCGCCAGCGTCGACCCCGACGTCGCCGCTGCCCGCGGGGTGCCCGTCCGCGCACTCGGGCCGGTGTTCATGCTGCTGCTCGGCCTGTCCGTCGCGCTCGCCGTGCAGGTCGTCGGGGCCCTGCTCGTCCTCTCGCTGCTCGTGACGCCCGCGGCCGCCGCCATGCGGGTCACGGCGTCTCCGCTCCGGGTCCCGCTGCTGAGCGTCGCCTTCGCCGTCATCTCGGTGGTCGGCGGCATCCTCGTCGCCCTCGGCACGAGCGTCCCGATCAGCCCGTACGTCACGACGATCTCGTTCGCGCTCTACCTCGCCTGCCGCGCGCTCGGCGCGGTCCGGCTCCGTCGCGGGTGGGGCGGGCGGCGTACGGATCCCTCGGCGCTCCCCGCGCACTAG
- a CDS encoding TetR/AcrR family transcriptional regulator: MQDTRRAATGRVRNEQARQDILDAALALAAADLDGLTVDAIAARAGVGKQTIYRWWPSKWAVVLDALVERAATDVSPGTGTPERRLATFLATSFASLETSTGPVLRALMARAQFDAEFAEVFRGRLVEPRRAVLRELLAEGSGRRGADLDALVDMLFGAMWYRLLVGHGALDRAFARRLARLAVASSPPEPMG; this comes from the coding sequence GTGCAGGATACGAGGAGGGCGGCCACTGGCCGGGTGCGCAACGAGCAGGCGCGCCAGGACATCCTCGATGCGGCGCTCGCCCTCGCCGCCGCTGATCTGGACGGCCTCACCGTCGACGCCATCGCGGCTCGCGCCGGCGTGGGGAAGCAGACGATCTACCGCTGGTGGCCCTCGAAGTGGGCCGTCGTCCTCGACGCGCTGGTGGAGCGCGCGGCCACCGATGTCAGCCCCGGCACGGGTACGCCGGAGCGCCGACTGGCGACGTTCCTGGCGACCTCCTTCGCCTCGCTGGAGACGTCGACGGGTCCCGTGCTCCGTGCGCTCATGGCGCGCGCGCAGTTCGACGCGGAGTTCGCGGAGGTCTTCCGCGGGCGGCTCGTCGAGCCGCGCCGGGCCGTGCTCCGCGAGCTGCTTGCCGAGGGCTCCGGCCGTCGCGGAGCGGACCTGGATGCGCTGGTGGACATGCTCTTCGGGGCGATGTGGTACCGCTTGCTGGTCGGCCACGGAGCGCTGGACCGGGCCTTCGCGCGGCGCCTCGCGCGGCTCGCGGTCGCGTCCTCGCCGCCCGAGCCGATGGGCTAG
- the panB gene encoding 3-methyl-2-oxobutanoate hydroxymethyltransferase: protein MANDPVLPPVARVSGRRITIRDLQAAKDAGERWATLTAYDALTAGVFDGAGIPVLLVGDSAGNVVLGHATTLPVTVDELVSMSAAVVRGTRRSLVVADLPFGSYQAGPAQALETAARFLKEAQVHAVKFEGGTQVVPQVHALVEAGVPVMGHLGLTPQSVNQLGGFRVQGRGDDGERLLDAAVALEEAGAFAVVLEAVPADLAERVSKTLRIPTVGIGAGAGTDAQVLVWQDMAGLSPDPVPRFVKRYADLRGVLDSAARAYAADVASGSFPTVEQAYG, encoded by the coding sequence ATGGCGAACGACCCCGTCCTGCCCCCCGTCGCCCGGGTCTCCGGGCGCCGCATCACGATCCGCGACCTCCAGGCGGCCAAGGACGCCGGGGAGCGCTGGGCGACGCTCACCGCGTACGACGCGCTCACCGCCGGCGTCTTCGACGGCGCCGGCATCCCCGTGCTCCTGGTGGGCGACAGCGCCGGCAACGTCGTGCTCGGCCACGCGACGACGCTGCCGGTGACGGTCGACGAGCTCGTCTCGATGTCCGCCGCCGTCGTCCGCGGCACGCGGCGCAGCCTCGTCGTGGCGGACCTGCCCTTCGGCTCCTACCAGGCGGGTCCGGCGCAGGCGCTGGAGACCGCGGCGCGCTTCCTCAAGGAGGCGCAGGTCCACGCGGTGAAGTTCGAGGGCGGCACCCAGGTCGTGCCGCAGGTGCACGCGCTCGTCGAGGCCGGTGTCCCGGTCATGGGCCACCTCGGCCTGACGCCGCAGTCGGTCAACCAGCTCGGCGGCTTCCGCGTGCAGGGCCGCGGCGACGACGGGGAGCGGCTGCTCGACGCGGCCGTCGCGCTCGAGGAGGCCGGCGCGTTCGCCGTCGTCCTCGAGGCCGTACCCGCCGATCTCGCCGAGCGCGTCTCGAAGACGCTGCGGATCCCGACGGTCGGCATCGGTGCCGGGGCCGGCACCGATGCGCAGGTGCTGGTGTGGCAGGACATGGCGGGCCTCTCGCCCGACCCCGTCCCGCGCTTCGTCAAGCGCTACGCGGACCTCCGCGGCGTGCTCGACTCCGCCGCCCGGGCGTACGCCGCCGACGTCGCCAGCGGATCGTTCCCCACCGTGGAGCAGGCCTACGGCTGA
- the map gene encoding type I methionyl aminopeptidase codes for MTLVPGTLSPRRPVPTHIARPEYVDRPAPAPYRGSHVLDAQTVERVRRAGRIAADAMEAAAARIRPGVTTDELDAVCHDYLVAHDAYPSTLGYKGFPKSCCTSVNEVICHGIPDSTVLRDGDIVNIDVTAYVDGVHGDTDATYLVGDVDEESRLLVERTREALDRAIRAVRPGRPVNVIGRVIESYARRFGYGTVRDFTGHGVGLGFHTGLVIPHYDDPRATTVMEPGMVFTIEPMLTLGTIAWDMWADGWTVVTRDRRRTAQFEHTLVVTDDGADVLTLPSP; via the coding sequence ATGACGCTCGTCCCAGGGACCCTCTCCCCCCGCCGACCAGTGCCGACGCACATCGCCCGCCCGGAGTACGTCGACCGGCCGGCGCCGGCGCCCTACCGCGGCTCCCACGTGCTCGACGCGCAGACGGTGGAGCGCGTACGCCGTGCCGGGCGGATCGCCGCCGACGCGATGGAGGCGGCCGCTGCGCGCATCCGGCCCGGAGTCACGACCGACGAGCTCGACGCGGTGTGCCACGACTACCTCGTGGCGCACGACGCGTACCCGTCGACGCTGGGCTACAAGGGGTTCCCCAAGTCCTGCTGCACCTCGGTCAACGAGGTCATCTGCCACGGGATCCCGGACTCGACCGTGCTGCGCGACGGCGACATCGTCAACATCGACGTGACGGCGTACGTCGACGGGGTGCACGGCGACACCGACGCGACCTACCTCGTGGGCGACGTCGACGAGGAGTCCCGCCTGCTGGTCGAGCGGACCCGCGAGGCGCTGGACCGGGCCATCCGCGCGGTGCGCCCCGGTCGCCCCGTCAACGTCATCGGCCGGGTCATCGAGTCCTACGCGCGGCGCTTCGGCTACGGCACGGTGCGCGACTTCACCGGCCACGGCGTGGGCCTCGGCTTCCACACGGGGCTCGTGATCCCGCACTACGACGACCCGCGGGCCACCACGGTCATGGAGCCCGGCATGGTCTTCACGATCGAGCCGATGCTCACGCTCGGCACGATCGCCTGGGACATGTGGGCGGACGGCTGGACCGTCGTGACCCGCGACCGCCGGCGCACCGCGCAGTTCGAGCACACCCTCGTCGTCACGGACGACGGGGCGGACGTCCTCACGCTCCCCTCGCCGTGA
- a CDS encoding PRC-barrel domain-containing protein, translating into MFEAESIGLWRDKDVIDPQGGKIGTLESVYVDTGSDEPSFAGVKTGIIGRHRIVFTPLAGATVGPGYVRIRFDKDLVKGAPGIDVDGELPADQEPAVFAHYGLAYETGGPRRLARR; encoded by the coding sequence GTGTTCGAGGCCGAGAGCATCGGGCTGTGGCGGGACAAGGACGTCATCGACCCGCAGGGCGGCAAGATCGGGACCCTGGAGTCGGTCTACGTCGACACCGGCAGCGACGAGCCGTCGTTCGCGGGGGTGAAGACCGGCATCATCGGGCGGCACCGCATCGTGTTCACCCCGCTGGCCGGAGCGACGGTCGGTCCGGGCTACGTGCGGATCCGGTTCGACAAGGACCTGGTCAAGGGCGCGCCCGGGATCGACGTCGACGGGGAGCTGCCTGCCGACCAGGAGCCGGCGGTGTTCGCGCACTACGGCCTGGCGTACGAGACCGGCGGCCCGCGGCGCCTCGCCCGCCGCTGA
- a CDS encoding SixA phosphatase family protein → MLILVRHAHAGDKRLWPFGDVDRPLSSRGQQQAEGLARQLGGLPVTRLVTSPYRRCRQTLAPLSEVLDLEPELSALLAPDAGLDEAEEMLLDTGADGSLFCTHGELLNGLLRRWRADARVEVPAAPDTTAKGGSWIVERSGGRAVAHYLKPLRVVDLRGAEGAQAAAQ, encoded by the coding sequence TTGCTGATCCTCGTCCGCCACGCCCACGCCGGCGACAAGCGGCTGTGGCCCTTCGGTGACGTCGACCGCCCGCTGAGCAGCCGCGGCCAGCAGCAGGCCGAGGGGCTCGCCCGCCAGCTCGGCGGCCTGCCGGTGACGCGCCTGGTCACCAGCCCGTACCGCCGCTGCCGGCAGACCCTGGCACCGCTCTCGGAGGTCCTCGACCTCGAGCCCGAGCTCAGCGCCCTGCTCGCGCCGGACGCCGGCCTCGACGAGGCTGAGGAGATGCTGCTCGACACGGGCGCCGACGGGTCGCTCTTCTGCACCCACGGCGAGCTGCTCAACGGGCTGCTGCGCCGCTGGCGCGCCGACGCGCGGGTCGAGGTGCCGGCCGCGCCGGACACGACCGCCAAGGGCGGCAGCTGGATCGTCGAGCGCAGCGGCGGCCGCGCGGTGGCGCACTACCTCAAGCCCCTGCGGGTCGTCGACCTGCGCGGCGCCGAGGGCGCGCAGGCCGCCGCGCAGTAG
- the yidD gene encoding membrane protein insertion efficiency factor YidD, whose product MGHQTAMVWSNGGRRRSGRYGQGGYGQGWGGGGYGQGPFGGGPFGGGGGGYYGRRGGGGGGGGCLRDLLLLDAGCCLAESLGCGGNLLLVAPRLLRAQRASREGTWALRLVRAYRTQVSPRRARPCCRMEPSCSAYAEEALLRHGTRRGTVLAARRLLRCRPGGPRGLDPVPDA is encoded by the coding sequence GTGGGGCACCAGACCGCCATGGTGTGGAGCAACGGAGGTCGGCGCCGCTCCGGTCGCTACGGGCAGGGCGGCTACGGACAGGGCTGGGGCGGTGGGGGCTACGGCCAGGGCCCCTTCGGCGGCGGGCCGTTCGGCGGAGGTGGTGGCGGCTACTACGGCCGCCGCGGCGGGGGCGGCGGGGGCGGCGGGTGCCTGCGCGACCTGCTGCTGCTCGACGCCGGCTGCTGCCTCGCCGAGTCCCTCGGCTGCGGCGGCAACCTGCTGCTGGTGGCGCCCCGCCTGCTGCGTGCCCAGCGCGCCTCCCGCGAGGGGACGTGGGCGCTGCGGCTGGTCCGGGCGTACCGCACGCAGGTCAGCCCGCGCCGCGCCCGGCCCTGCTGCCGGATGGAGCCGTCGTGCTCGGCGTACGCGGAGGAGGCCCTGCTGCGCCACGGCACGCGGCGCGGCACCGTTCTGGCGGCCCGGCGCCTGCTGCGCTGCCGCCCGGGCGGTCCGCGCGGGCTGGACCCGGTCCCCGACGCCTGA
- a CDS encoding MFS transporter: protein MCAACGVPTHVPTLTPPEPAPVALGAQPGPRTAGEQRTGPAKFAALRNKDCRTYLVGGMLSMMADNIEHVITYWVLWQRFHAPALAGFAVIAHWVPFLLLSVTFGGLADRYDCRRVIQVAQLLFMAVSVGWGLFFLTDSLTVPAACVLLVVHGLAGALWGPAEQLMLHDFVGDEALPSAVRLNATARSLGVLFGPVVGAALLQGLHPTAGIFTNVLIYLPLTIFLARTRFTGHSRAGEAARPRLTVAGALRVLREVGDDPVIVSQIILGGLGSFFVGASLQSAMPIFAADDHGWFSADTAYSVLLFATGAGGVVGGLLLEVTGRLRPTVRTAVASTAVYGAAMLGFAVTRNLLLSVVLLLVGGVANLASMSIGQTIVQLRAPEGKRGQVIGVYGMSANGLRAGSGFTVGLLGSAIGVHWSLGLSAAALLVGTGLTLLYVLRSAGSEQVG from the coding sequence GTGTGCGCTGCCTGCGGAGTCCCGACCCACGTCCCCACCCTGACTCCCCCGGAGCCCGCCCCTGTCGCGCTGGGAGCGCAGCCGGGACCGCGCACCGCCGGCGAGCAGCGCACCGGGCCAGCGAAGTTCGCGGCCCTGCGCAACAAGGACTGCCGCACGTACCTCGTCGGCGGGATGCTCTCGATGATGGCCGACAACATCGAGCACGTCATCACGTACTGGGTGCTGTGGCAGAGGTTCCACGCCCCCGCGCTCGCCGGCTTCGCCGTCATCGCCCACTGGGTGCCGTTCCTCCTGCTGTCCGTGACGTTCGGCGGCCTCGCCGACCGCTACGACTGCCGGCGCGTCATCCAGGTCGCCCAACTGCTCTTCATGGCGGTGTCCGTCGGCTGGGGGCTGTTCTTCCTCACCGACAGCCTGACCGTGCCCGCCGCCTGCGTCCTGCTCGTCGTGCACGGGTTGGCCGGCGCGCTCTGGGGTCCCGCAGAGCAGCTGATGCTGCACGACTTCGTCGGTGACGAGGCCCTGCCGAGCGCCGTACGCCTCAACGCCACCGCGCGCAGCCTCGGCGTGCTCTTCGGACCCGTCGTCGGTGCAGCACTGCTCCAGGGCCTGCACCCGACCGCGGGCATCTTCACCAACGTGCTGATCTACCTGCCACTGACGATCTTCCTGGCGCGTACGCGGTTCACGGGTCACAGCCGCGCCGGCGAGGCGGCGCGCCCGCGGCTGACGGTGGCCGGCGCCCTGCGCGTGCTGCGCGAGGTCGGTGACGACCCCGTCATCGTCAGCCAGATCATCCTGGGAGGACTGGGGTCCTTCTTCGTCGGCGCCTCCCTGCAGTCGGCGATGCCGATCTTCGCGGCGGACGACCACGGGTGGTTCTCGGCGGACACCGCGTACTCGGTCCTGCTGTTCGCCACCGGCGCGGGCGGTGTCGTCGGCGGGCTGCTGCTCGAGGTCACCGGGCGGCTCCGCCCGACCGTACGGACCGCCGTCGCGAGCACCGCGGTCTACGGCGCGGCGATGCTCGGCTTCGCCGTCACCCGCAACCTGCTGCTCTCCGTGGTGCTGCTCCTCGTCGGCGGCGTCGCGAACCTCGCGAGCATGTCGATCGGGCAGACGATCGTGCAGCTGCGCGCCCCCGAGGGCAAGCGCGGCCAGGTCATCGGCGTCTACGGCATGTCGGCCAACGGGCTGCGAGCCGGCAGCGGCTTCACGGTCGGACTGCTCGGCAGCGCGATCGGCGTCCACTGGTCGCTGGGGCTCTCGGCGGCGGCCCTGCTGGTCGGCACCGGGCTGACCCTCCTCTACGTCCTGCGCAGTGCAGGGAGCGAGCAGGTCGGCTAG